ATATATGGTCAAATAGAACCCCACACGCAGAGCATGAAAGAGCCCAGTCAAACAATCCAACgttcaaatctgatttggagGGACACCTTATCAAACGTGTGTAACCTAAGAAATCAGATACTTAGGTTGCTCTTTTTTAGCTCAATCGATCGATCACACTACTAAAAACACTTCCCTATCTCCCATCAACATCACGTGTGTAGTGCACACATGCTTTCTccaatttttcttcaattccaCCCAATAAGCAATCAATAAAGATtccacaaaatcaaatcaaaaggaCCAGCCATACACTAATCACCGTTGCTCAATCAGCATgcatcaaacaaaacaattggCCCCCACCCATAAAAGAAAGGACAagcttttttataaattaattcgattttttatttatttattaatatatacaatGATACAATCTATTAAACTCACATCAACATTGatacttaaaacatttttttttatatctataTAAATAAGAAAGGTTagaactacaattttttttttcttttatcgaTGTGACACTACTAATTAGTTATtgaattaatataaaaattaattattaattgacGGTGTGCATTAACAAAGTGGAATAAACAACATAAGAATATAGCGtataacattattcatttttaataaagcaTATAATTCTCACgtgcatttaaaaaaatgtgcatATATAAGAGCATATGTTGGATTGaagaaattttcatttaagagaaatgatatatatcacatttttattctacttttatcttattttttttgatatagCAAAGTCATTCAACCATTTTTAGGTAATAATGTTAAATATTATGTACTTTCATTCCACCCTTATCTCATTAAACTGACGTGTCAATACTCattaattcttaaatttttttaatattaaaaaaaaaaagagttaattgACCGTGACATACCAGCAAATGGGATATAAGTTGAACAAAAAATATGGTTATAGCATTACTAGTTCACTAATataattagaaagaaaattttgtaagcaaaaaacaaaattcaaaattcaaaagaagaaatgaagaaaacaaagaacagATCTATCTTTTTCATTTGCATTTCAATAAGTTTTTCCACAAAAATTCTTACATACACAGAATTACATACAATTCTCTATACACCAATCTAGAACctcaattttcatttgtttttttttttttttccaaatttttataccaaaaatcaaaaattgagATTGGATTTACGAATCACGAACATCATCAGCACCATCACCATGTCATCAATAAGAAGGAATCACAACCTCACTGCAAGCAAAATCGTCAGAGTTTCCGAAGGAATATTCGGGCCACGAATCCCGAAGAAGCTTCAGCAAAAGCTGGGCCTTCCTCTTGGCCCGGTCCGTACAATCGCTCTGAACCAGCAAGAGCAGCTGAGTCAGCACGCCGGCGGCAACGGCGTCCGTCTTGCTCTGCTCCGACGCCGAGCAGAGAGAGACGAGGGCGCCGGCGGCGTACTCCGTCGCGCGGTCCGAGATCTTGAGAATTATCTTCACGAGCAGAGGAACGGTGAGCGCGTGCGAAGCGAACGCCGAGCAccccgccggaatccggcagaGGAGCTCGACTGTGGCGAGGGCTCGCTCCGCGTCGCACTTCTCGAAATCAGCCAACCGGTCGATGAGCGTCTCGGGCGCTCCGGCCTGGACCGCCTTGTGCCTGGTTTGCTTCACCAGACACAAAGCGAACAAGGCCTTCACGCCGACCTTTAGCGCTCGCGGATACGAAGCAATCGGATTCTTCATGATCTCGATAACGCCTTCGAAGATTTCTTCCACATTGCTCACCTGAGCTCGGAGCTCAGGCGACCGAGTTCCGGCCACGACGATTTCGATGAGCGCGGCCGAGTTGACTCTGACCTCAATCGAGGAATGGAAGAGGAGGCGAGTTAAGTACGCGACCCGATCCGGGTCTGACGCCACCGACGCGCACTCCGGCTCGGCGAGCGGGAACATTACCAAAAGCGCGAGCGACTCGTGGTTCAACTCGGAACCGGACGACTCTGAGCAGTTGCCAGCACTGGTACCGGAAAAGAAGATGTCGGTAAGGATTTGGCGCGCGTTGTGCGAGGCAATGACGGACCGGTTTTTGTCGGAGTCGCGTGCGAGTCCTCTGAGTCGCCGCAGCGCGGAGAGGCGGGAATGAACCAGGCTGGTCTCGGCGGAGGCTTGGCTGAGCAGCGAGCGGACTAGGCCCGGGTCGGCGGGTTGTTTCGGAGTCGGGATTCGCTCGATGCCGAAAGAGCGGTTGGCGACGCACCAGTCCTGGATGAGGCGGCGGAGGGTGTGGTTCGGGATGAGCGTGAAGTCGGTGAGTGGGGCCCTGGTGACCGGGCACGTGGTGTTGCCGGTGGCGACCCAGGACTCGATGCTTGGTCGGTCGTAGGTCTGACCGGTGCTGACGGTCACCGGGTCTCGCATCAGCTCGAGGGAGATCGGACACCTGAAATGATATGGTATCTGAACCCCCAAATCCAACGGCTCTAAACTCCCGGGCATTCTCTCACACTCACTCGGTCTTTGTTTTACGTTTGATTTCTCTCTTTGGAGTTGCTTCTGTGGGTACTCTAAAACAAGTAAGGCTAAATCTGAGCGCTCTGCAAATTCTCTTTTCAACTTTGATACGCTCTGCTTTCTCTTATACGAAATGGAACAGATAGAGGGACATACCCAACAGCTGGAGGGACTGACCCCTGCCCCTTATCTGACTCTCTGCCCACACGTGTGGTTGTGGTTCCTCTTAACCCTGGTTGGGTTGGTCAAACCAAATGAGCGACTGCCCCCTGGGTCCTACGTGGTTCACCTCTACAATCTGACTCCTGTTTACATCACGGTATTTATGTGAGTCTTTAGTCTTTGTTTTCTTACTGTTTTGGACTTTGATTGCCCATCATTTATTGTGTGTGTCTCGATATAGATTATCGTTAATGGCTAGCGATTTAGATAATAAATTATCATacagacataaaaataaaaaaaaatgatatgggAAGCAACAgtatttctttatatttaggTTAGTACGTTTGATTTCTTTGGTGCAGAAACATTAAGGGTGTCCGTTGTATGgctgtttattttttcttcctacatttagggtttaaaataaaatttaaagaaactgTTGTtaataatcttatatttattgCTTGAATTGCTAACCATTCGAACCGTAAATGAGTGGATCCAGATGGGAGTgttatttctctctttctctgttactttttttttttgttttctacgTGTAgggtttaaaataaaatttagagaaacgGTTTTTAATGATCttatatttattgtttgaattaCTAACTATCCGAACAATAAATGAGTGGATTCGAGTGGGGGTgttatttctctctttctcttttactttttttttttttttttctacatttaggatttaaaataaaatttagagaaactGTTATtaataatcttatatttattgCTTGAATTGCTAACCATCCAAACTGTAAATGAGTGGATCCGGGTGGGGGTGTTATTTCTCACtttctcttttactttttttttttttttttttctacatttagggtttaaaataagagtaatgtttcttacacaatttttgtacaacttttacacaactctaacaactttcttttaaaatcagccattgaatatttaggacccacatgttggaaaacaaatccaatggttgatcataacaaaaagtagttagagttgtgcaaaagttgtgtgagagttgtgtaagaaacattactcttaaaataaaatttagagaaactGTTGCTAATATTCTTATATTTATTGCTTGAATAACTAACCATCGAACCGTAAATGAGTGGATCCAGGTGGAGGTgttatttctctctttctcttttactttttttttctacgTTTAgggtttaaaataaaatttaaagaaactgATGCtaataatcttatatttattgCTTGAATTGCTAACCATCTGAACCGTAAATGAGTAGATTCGGTCGGGGGtgttatttctctctctctctctctctttctacatttagggtttaaaataaaatttagagaaactATTGCtaataatcttatatttattgCTTGAATTCTAACCATCCAAACCGTAAATGAGTGGATCCGGGTGTGGGTgttatttatctctttctcttttactctttagttttttttttttgttttttttttttggggggggggtaATCTTTGTAAtcaatgatttttcttttgactGTGTTTCTGCCTCCCCCCCtcctcccccccttttttttgtcTATGTTTTTCCTTTGACTGTCTTTTTAATGAGTAGCTTAAACCAGGTTATCTTTACACTGTTGGCATCAAATCTGCCCCCGTGATTgaacaggaaaaaaagaagaaagatatatGTTGAGCTTAGGATGATtgtatgtataaaaaaattaacctgtTTAAATTGATAGAGAAGTGAGTTTAAAATGGTTTGATCATTGATATACAAATAGGCCAGGgttcaataaattttaattaaaataaaaaattcacatcAGTTATGTGATTTATTATGCAATCCAAAATttcattcttttataaaatttcaaacatgCATGAAAACTATAATTTTGGACATATTAAGATAAGATAGCTCTTAATCTTCGATTATCTTGATATTTTACAAATATGACCAATTATATATAAGATTCGACAAAAGTAATAACTTGTATTACTCAAACCTAACAGACATATACTGATGATTATCCTTAAAAGTGTCTTTTTgtatattataaatttctttaaaGTATGGATACTTTAAGAGATATGCATAAAAGTAACTTTGTAAGTGTGTGAGTGAtgaaaattttgttatattatttCACAAAGCAAACCACATGCCACGTTGAAATTAGGATTATGCATAGGATGAGGGACAGAACTATATAGGTT
The sequence above is drawn from the Alnus glutinosa chromosome 11, dhAlnGlut1.1, whole genome shotgun sequence genome and encodes:
- the LOC133881609 gene encoding U-box domain-containing protein 26-like, which translates into the protein MPGSLEPLDLGVQIPYHFRCPISLELMRDPVTVSTGQTYDRPSIESWVATGNTTCPVTRAPLTDFTLIPNHTLRRLIQDWCVANRSFGIERIPTPKQPADPGLVRSLLSQASAETSLVHSRLSALRRLRGLARDSDKNRSVIASHNARQILTDIFFSGTSAGNCSESSGSELNHESLALLVMFPLAEPECASVASDPDRVAYLTRLLFHSSIEVRVNSAALIEIVVAGTRSPELRAQVSNVEEIFEGVIEIMKNPIASYPRALKVGVKALFALCLVKQTRHKAVQAGAPETLIDRLADFEKCDAERALATVELLCRIPAGCSAFASHALTVPLLVKIILKISDRATEYAAGALVSLCSASEQSKTDAVAAGVLTQLLLLVQSDCTDRAKRKAQLLLKLLRDSWPEYSFGNSDDFACSEVVIPSY